The following proteins come from a genomic window of Gemmatimonadota bacterium:
- the xseB gene encoding exodeoxyribonuclease VII small subunit, with protein MGADDKKAAGTFEESLARLEEIVALLETGEAPLAEGLGLFEEGVALSRACHEMLSVAENRVKRLVREEDGKVTLDLFGAEASEA; from the coding sequence ATGGGAGCTGATGACAAGAAGGCGGCCGGGACTTTCGAGGAGTCGCTGGCCCGACTGGAGGAGATCGTCGCCCTTCTGGAAACAGGAGAGGCGCCGCTGGCCGAGGGGCTCGGGTTGTTTGAGGAAGGCGTGGCGCTCAGTCGCGCGTGCCATGAGATGCTCTCGGTGGCGGAGAATCGCGTGAAGCGTCTCGTTCGTGAAGAAGACGGGAAAGTCACGCTGGACCTCTTCGGTGCGGAAGCGTCGGAGGCCTGA
- the xseA gene encoding exodeoxyribonuclease VII large subunit → MSRSNSLSESDDARVYSVTELTQAVKSHIESGFGTVWVEGELSNVKHHSSGHLYFSLKDEGAALSGVMFKSRASRVRFKAEDGQRVRLRGDLTVYERQGRYQVIASRLEPLGVGELELAWRQLFARLQKEGLFDEARKQPIPRYPRTVGIVTSPTGAAVRDIMDVLGRRAPHVTAVLCPARVQGEGAAEEVAGAVADLDDWGGADVLIVGRGGGSLEDLWAFNEEVLARALVECRTPVISAVGHEVDHTIADAVADLRAPTPSAAAELAVPDREALLSDLASLGDRLVTCSVRELVEVPTEVLERTGGRMARAVAARLKSVRERVDLRVASSAFRRPLEFYRRRSQDVDGLRERVDTAMRILLENRGLRVGGAAGSLRALSPLAVLERGYAAVRSGAGDLIRSAHELAPGNAIEVQLQDGAVDCTVDSVRVCSDEAATCAEGDGHGS, encoded by the coding sequence ATGAGCCGGTCGAACAGTCTGTCTGAGAGCGACGACGCGCGCGTTTATTCCGTTACGGAACTGACGCAGGCGGTGAAGTCGCATATCGAATCGGGATTCGGGACCGTCTGGGTGGAGGGAGAACTCTCCAATGTGAAGCACCACTCATCCGGGCATCTGTACTTCAGCTTGAAGGACGAAGGTGCCGCGCTGTCGGGAGTGATGTTCAAGTCGCGTGCGTCCCGCGTGCGTTTCAAGGCCGAGGACGGGCAGCGTGTACGCCTGCGCGGAGATCTCACGGTCTACGAACGACAGGGCCGTTATCAGGTGATCGCCTCGCGGCTGGAACCGCTGGGTGTCGGAGAACTGGAGCTGGCCTGGCGGCAGTTGTTCGCTCGTCTGCAGAAGGAAGGCCTGTTCGATGAAGCCCGGAAGCAGCCGATTCCCCGCTATCCGCGGACGGTGGGGATCGTGACTTCCCCGACGGGTGCTGCCGTGCGGGACATCATGGATGTGCTCGGCCGTCGCGCTCCTCATGTGACGGCCGTGCTCTGCCCTGCGCGCGTGCAGGGTGAGGGGGCTGCAGAGGAGGTGGCCGGGGCGGTGGCGGATCTGGACGACTGGGGTGGTGCGGATGTACTCATCGTCGGGCGGGGCGGAGGGTCGCTGGAAGATCTCTGGGCCTTCAACGAGGAAGTCCTCGCGAGGGCTCTGGTGGAATGCAGGACGCCGGTGATCTCTGCGGTCGGTCACGAGGTGGACCACACGATCGCAGATGCGGTGGCGGACCTTCGGGCTCCCACCCCCAGCGCGGCGGCGGAGCTTGCCGTGCCCGATCGCGAGGCGCTGCTGTCGGATCTTGCATCCCTGGGGGACCGTCTGGTCACCTGCAGCGTTCGCGAACTGGTAGAAGTGCCGACGGAGGTTCTGGAGCGCACGGGAGGCCGCATGGCGCGGGCTGTGGCCGCTCGGCTCAAGTCGGTACGGGAACGGGTGGATCTGCGCGTCGCGTCGTCTGCATTCAGGCGCCCGCTGGAGTTCTACCGGCGTCGCTCGCAGGATGTGGACGGGCTTCGCGAGAGAGTCGACACGGCCATGCGTATCTTGCTTGAGAACCGGGGACTGCGCGTGGGCGGTGCGGCGGGGAGCCTTCGGGCGCTTTCCCCGCTGGCGGTTCTGGAACGGGGTTATGCTGCGGTTCGATCGGGTGCCGGGGATCTGATTCGTTCGGCGCATGAACTGGCTCCGGGGAACGCAATCGAAGTTCAGTTGCAGGATGGAGCCGTGGACTGCACGGTAGATTCAGTGCGGGTGTGCAGCGATGAGGCTGCGACTTGCGCGGAAGGAGACGGACATGGGAGCTGA
- the folD gene encoding bifunctional methylenetetrahydrofolate dehydrogenase/methenyltetrahydrofolate cyclohydrolase FolD — protein MSARILDGKATAKEIRRELADRVATLKARGVTVRLDVVLVGEDPASRVYVGNKKRSARKIGMDARTHEVPADVSQAHLEEVVERLGADEAVHGILVQLPLPEGLDADRVIRRIPPSKDVDGLHPVNAGELARGAPGFVPCTPAGIVELLLRSGVETQGKHVVIVGRSNLVGRPLAMLLLAKGRGGDATVTICHSRTPELAEVVLRGDIVVAAVGRAGTVTADMVREGAVVVDVGINRVEDPAAPRGSRLVGDVDFDAVLPKAAWITPVPGGVGPMTVALLLQNTVLAAEAYEPVEQSV, from the coding sequence ATGAGCGCACGCATACTGGACGGGAAGGCGACGGCGAAGGAGATCCGGCGCGAACTGGCGGACCGCGTCGCCACCTTGAAGGCGCGTGGCGTCACGGTTCGCCTGGATGTGGTTCTGGTCGGGGAGGACCCGGCGTCAAGAGTCTATGTCGGCAACAAGAAGCGCTCCGCGCGGAAGATCGGCATGGATGCGCGGACGCATGAAGTCCCCGCGGATGTTTCGCAGGCTCATCTCGAAGAGGTCGTGGAGCGGTTGGGCGCCGATGAAGCAGTCCACGGGATCCTGGTTCAGCTTCCTCTGCCGGAAGGGCTGGATGCAGACCGCGTGATTCGCCGGATTCCTCCTTCGAAAGATGTCGACGGCCTGCACCCGGTGAACGCGGGGGAACTGGCGCGGGGAGCCCCGGGGTTCGTCCCTTGTACTCCCGCCGGGATTGTGGAACTTCTCCTGCGCTCGGGAGTGGAGACGCAGGGGAAACATGTCGTGATCGTGGGGAGGTCCAATCTGGTCGGCCGTCCGCTGGCCATGCTGCTGCTTGCCAAGGGACGCGGGGGAGATGCCACGGTCACCATCTGTCACTCCCGAACGCCGGAACTGGCGGAGGTGGTCTTGCGCGGGGATATCGTGGTGGCGGCGGTCGGGCGCGCCGGGACGGTGACCGCGGACATGGTGCGCGAGGGTGCGGTCGTGGTGGATGTGGGCATCAATCGCGTGGAAGACCCGGCTGCTCCGCGAGGCAGCCGTCTGGTGGGCGATGTGGACTTCGACGCGGTGCTTCCGAAGGCGGCGTGGATCACGCCGGTCCCCGGGGGGGTAGGCCCGATGACGGTCGCGCTCCTCCTGCAGAACACGGTCCTTGCGGCGGAGGCCTATGAGCCGGTCGAACAGTCTGTCTGA
- a CDS encoding TIGR00282 family metallophosphoesterase: protein MTSEGALAERGALRILFIADVVGRPGRRVLRELAPRVIERERPSMVIVNAENSAGGFGVNERSASALFDAGADVLTGGNHSWDKAEGVRLIATRPRVLRPANLPPGTPGHGHGVYEVPGGKVAVVNLIGRVFMAPVDCPFRTGRKLLEELRTETPVIFVDFHAEATSEKMALGRHLDGLCSMVVGTHTHTVTADTQILPGGTAFQTDAGMTGGHDGVIGMKAEGALHRFLSGRSERLEPATGDLRLNGVLVEVNPATGRALSVKRIQERLEDHGPGREFEG, encoded by the coding sequence ATGACGAGTGAGGGTGCGTTGGCAGAGCGTGGCGCCTTGCGGATTCTCTTCATCGCGGATGTGGTCGGTCGGCCCGGACGGCGTGTGTTGCGCGAACTCGCTCCCCGGGTCATCGAGCGCGAGCGGCCTTCCATGGTCATTGTGAACGCGGAGAACTCGGCGGGCGGCTTCGGTGTCAACGAGCGTTCCGCATCGGCGCTCTTCGACGCGGGCGCCGATGTTCTCACCGGCGGCAATCACTCATGGGACAAGGCGGAAGGGGTCCGCCTCATCGCAACGCGGCCCCGGGTGCTTCGCCCGGCAAACCTCCCGCCGGGGACACCCGGTCATGGGCACGGGGTGTATGAAGTTCCCGGGGGCAAGGTCGCGGTCGTGAACCTGATCGGGCGGGTGTTCATGGCTCCTGTCGACTGCCCTTTTCGAACGGGACGGAAGCTCCTGGAAGAGCTGCGCACGGAGACGCCGGTGATCTTCGTCGACTTTCATGCGGAGGCCACCTCCGAGAAGATGGCTCTGGGCAGGCATCTGGACGGACTGTGCAGCATGGTCGTGGGAACTCATACGCATACGGTTACGGCGGACACGCAGATTCTACCGGGAGGAACGGCGTTCCAGACGGATGCGGGAATGACGGGCGGGCACGACGGCGTGATCGGGATGAAGGCGGAAGGGGCGCTTCATCGGTTTCTGTCCGGCAGGTCGGAGCGACTGGAACCGGCGACGGGAGATCTTCGGTTGAATGGTGTTCTGGTGGAAGTGAACCCGGCGACGGGCCGGGCACTTTCGGTGAAGCGCATACAGGAACGATTGGAAGACCACGGCCCCGGGAGGGAGTTCGAAGGATGA
- a CDS encoding cell division protein ZapA, producing the protein MSSAVQTTVVTILGRDYKIRSEDDPDTVRAIARYLDEEMTRVSSMISKGTTTQVAVLAALNITEELFAAQRNGRGLPSGTEKRLRGIVSRLEDALDAEPPPAGKKPRKKTPAARAAS; encoded by the coding sequence ATGAGCTCAGCCGTGCAGACTACGGTCGTGACCATTCTGGGACGAGACTACAAAATCCGGTCCGAAGATGATCCCGATACCGTTCGCGCCATCGCCCGCTATCTGGATGAGGAGATGACGCGGGTATCTTCGATGATCAGCAAGGGAACGACGACGCAGGTCGCGGTCCTGGCCGCGCTGAACATCACAGAAGAGCTCTTTGCCGCGCAACGAAACGGAAGAGGCCTGCCGAGCGGGACGGAGAAGAGGCTTCGCGGTATTGTGTCCCGCTTGGAAGACGCGCTGGATGCGGAGCCACCGCCTGCCGGAAAGAAGCCTCGGAAGAAGACCCCGGCAGCGCGCGCGGCTTCTTGA
- the zapB gene encoding cell division protein ZapB, whose translation MKADLLDRLEKSAGAVADRMARLRGENGALREEAEELATRLDALEKDLNGSSADAAEVESLRKRCAELEKKFAGVRNRIRRMIEQARALEG comes from the coding sequence ATGAAGGCAGACCTCTTGGATCGTCTGGAGAAGAGCGCGGGGGCCGTTGCGGATCGCATGGCCCGCCTGCGCGGAGAGAACGGCGCGCTGCGGGAAGAGGCTGAGGAGCTTGCCACCCGACTGGACGCGCTGGAAAAGGACCTGAACGGTTCCTCAGCGGATGCGGCCGAAGTCGAATCGCTGAGGAAGCGGTGTGCGGAACTGGAGAAGAAGTTTGCGGGGGTCCGGAACCGGATTCGCCGTATGATCGAGCAGGCAAGGGCGCTGGAGGGCTGA